The sequence below is a genomic window from Sphingobacterium sp. ML3W.
AAATTTAAGGCAACTTCGGAAAAAATAGATAAGAAAGATGTAGCAGAAGAGGCGATTGCAAAGATTACTATTGGCTCGGAGGCTACCGTAACCAAGGTCGAAGCAAAAGAGACCAAGGAGCAACCGCCATTATTATTCGATCTGACCTCCTTACAACAGGATGCCAATAAAAAGTACGGGTATTCTGCAGACCAGACCCTCAATCTTGCTCAGACGTTATATGAGAAAAAAGTAATCACCTATCCGCGTACGGGTTCTCGGTATATCGGAGAAGATGTATTTGAGCAAGTCGAAGAATTATTTCAGCATTTAGCAGATACAGCAGAAGAGGGAATAGCAGCCATTTCTCGTAACCTCATTGGAGCAAAGTTGAACAAACGGTCTGTTGATGAAAAGAAAGTAACCGACCACCATGCCCTTTTAGTAACAGATGAAAAGCCAGGAGCTTTATTACAAGAACAGCGCAATATTTACAATATGATTGCCAAGCGCATGGTCGAGAGTTTTTCAGATGTCTGTCTAAAAGATATTACCACGGTGGTTATTAATGCGGCAGGTGTCGAGTTAATTGCCAAAGGAACAGTAATTAAGCAATATGGATGGCGTCTTTCTGCAGATCAGGTTGAATTGCCCGATGAAGATAAGAATACCGAAGATCAGGATAACGAAAATGCGCAATTGCCTAAATTGTCTGCTGACGAGTTATTGGAGATTTTATCATTAGAGCTGTCAGAGCGGTTTACAAAAGCAAAACCAATACATACAGAAGCATCTTTGTTAAAAGCAATGGAAACCTCTGGAAAAGAAATCGATGACGATGAGATGCGCCAAGCGATGAAAGATTGTGGATTAGGTACTCCGGCAACACGTGCAGCGACAATTGAAACCTTATTCCAAAGGGATTATATCAAACGTGATAAAAAGAAGCTTATTCCGACAGACAAAGGTCTGACGGTTTATAATCTGGTGAAAGATCGTTCCATTGCCAAGGTGACCCTGACAGGTAAATGGGAGCAGAAACTGGAAGAAATGCGCGCCAATAAAGTGTCGTACGAGGTCTTTATGAAACATATAAAAGACTATACCGAGCGTATCACAAAAGAATTGTTGCAACTGCGTATTTCCATTGCCCATGAAGAAATCAAACCGTTGCAAAAAGGAAAGATAAAATGTCCGAAATGTGCAACAGGTCAGATTCAACTTTTTGATAAAGTAGCACAATGCGATCACTATGCCCGAGGATGTGACTTTAAAATATGGCGCACATTGAATGGTGTTATGTTAGAGGAA
It includes:
- a CDS encoding type IA DNA topoisomerase is translated as MKVVIAEKPSVARDLARVMGAKETNDGYISGNGYAFTYAFGHLVQLCTPQAYGFHNWSIANLPIIPAEFKLESKKLKRDGKQIDDAGALKQLNTIKYLLDKADEVIVATDAGREGELIFRNIYYYLGAKVPFKRLWISSQTDKAIKEGFANLKEGTEYDSLYMSARSRSESDWLIGINATQAITLAAGNRGLLSLGRVQTPTLAMICSRYLENKDFKPQTFYKIQAGFEKDNIKFKATSEKIDKKDVAEEAIAKITIGSEATVTKVEAKETKEQPPLLFDLTSLQQDANKKYGYSADQTLNLAQTLYEKKVITYPRTGSRYIGEDVFEQVEELFQHLADTAEEGIAAISRNLIGAKLNKRSVDEKKVTDHHALLVTDEKPGALLQEQRNIYNMIAKRMVESFSDVCLKDITTVVINAAGVELIAKGTVIKQYGWRLSADQVELPDEDKNTEDQDNENAQLPKLSADELLEILSLELSERFTKAKPIHTEASLLKAMETSGKEIDDDEMRQAMKDCGLGTPATRAATIETLFQRDYIKRDKKKLIPTDKGLTVYNLVKDRSIAKVTLTGKWEQKLEEMRANKVSYEVFMKHIKDYTERITKELLQLRISIAHEEIKPLQKGKIKCPKCATGQIQLFDKVAQCDHYARGCDFKIWRTLNGVMLEEKEMKNLLEKGKTSTLKGVKTKEGNIVEAVLTFENFKVNIG